In the Streptomyces fradiae ATCC 10745 = DSM 40063 genome, CGTCGCCGAGTTCCTCGGCCTGGAACGGGTGAAGCCGAACACCTTGGGCAACAGCCGGATGCTTCTGCACCTGTGAGCGTGCCGCCGGACGCGATCCCTATGTCCGAATCGCGTATGTTTCCCGCGTTCTCGCGGTTCTGAACCCGTCCCGAGGGTTTGTGTTTTCCTGAGAAAAGCGGTTTCCTTTCCGCGTACTGCTTTTTCGATGAAAGGAAATCCGGTGGCACAGAAGGTTCAGGTCCTTCTTGTCGACGACCTCGACGGCGGCGAGGCGGACGAGACCGTGACGTTCGCTCTGGACGGCAAGACCTACGAGATCGACCTCACCACCGCCAACGCGGAGAAGCTGCGTTCCGTGCTGGAGCCGTACACGAAGAGCGGCCGGCGCACCGGCGGCCGTACGGCCGGCGGCCGCGGCAAGGGCCGCGCCGCCGCGAGCGGCAGCCCGGACACCGCGAAGATCCGCGCGTGGGCCAAGGAGAACGGCTACCCGGTGAACGACCGCGGCCGGGTCCCGGCCGAGGTCCGCCAGGCGTACGAGGACGCCAACCGCTGAGCGGCGGCCTCCCGACGCCCGCCCTCCGCCGGGCGGCCCCGCCGGGAGCCCCGGGCGCGCACCACGCCGGCACGGGCGCCGTCAGCCGAGGGCAGCGCCCCCGGCGCGGGCGGCGGCCAGCAGCCGGGCCCGGTGGCACTCCGCCGCGGCCACGGCCACCAGCCGTACCAGCCCGGAGCCGCCCGAGAGCCCCGCGCACGCGGTGGCGCCGGTCTCCGTGAGCCCCGCGAGCGTGGCCTCCACCTCGCGGCCCGGATCGGGCGGCCGCAGCCACACCGGGGCGCCGGGCGCGCCCGCCGCGTCCCAGCCCGGGGGAGCCGGGGCGGTCATCCGGCACCCCGCCCCCCAGGCGGCCAGGTCCAGGGCGACCCCGCCCCACTCGAGCCAGTCGAGCAGGCCGGGAAGCTCGTCGGCGGTGCCCGCCCCCACCAGGACGCGCATCCGCCGCCCCTCGACCGCGACCGGCCAGTCGCCGCGCACCCGCCGCAGCACGGCGAGGCCGGCGGCGACGGGGAGGTCCAGGACGTCGAAGCGCAGCCCGGTCGGCAGCCGCACCGGCGGCCCGTCGACCGCGGCCCAGCCCAGCACCTCCGCGTACCAGCGCGCGACGGGCGATCCGTCCGCACGGCGCCGCCGGTTCGTACGGCGCCCGTCGAGCGGGGCGCGGGGTGCGGGGACGGGAAGGGCCATGCCCCGGGAACTTCCCCCGCACCCCGGAAGTTACGTGGAGTGCGGGGGTGGTCGCGGTGGGTGTGCGAGAGGAAGGCGGGCGGGGTCGGGCGGCGGCGCAAGGGTGTTCGCCCGTAGCTGAGGGGACGGGCGTGCGCCGCATGGACCGTCACCGCTTGCGGGTAAGACATCCCTAGTGGGGAGGGGCGACACGCGGGTGCGGACGTCTTACGTTCGCCATCGGCGTACTGCCGGTACGGGTATCTGCCTGGCCTGCGGGAACATCGTCTCGCACCATCGGGTTGGAGCAGTTGTCGGCGTTCGGGGTCAGGAGGCCATCGACGGGTGTCGGCAGTTGGAATGAGCGGTCCCCGCTTGCGGGACTAAGCTGCGGAAGGACAGGGAGGGGACCGACCCCTTACTGCCTGACCGCTCTGAGGAGCGATTAACGATGTTCGAGAGGTTCACCGACCGCGCGCGGCGGGTTGTCGTCCTGGCTCAGGAAGAAGCCCGGATGCTCAACCACAACTACATCGGCACCGAGCACATCCTCCTGGGCCTGATCCACGAGGGTGAGGGTGTCGCCGCTAAGGCCCTGGAGAGCCTCGGGATTTCGCTCGAGGCGGTCCGCCAGCAGGTGGAGGAGATCATCGGCCAGGGCCAGCAGGCCCCGTCCGGGCACATCCCCTTCACGCCCCGTGCCAAGAAGGTGCTGGAGCTGTCGCTCCGCGAGGCCCTTCAGCTCGGCCACAACTACATCGGCACCGAGCACATCCTGCTGGGTCTGATCCGCGAGGGCGAGGGCGTCGCCGCCCAGGTCCTCGTGAAGCTGGGCGCCGATCTCAACCGGGTGCGGCAGCAGGTCATCCAGCTGCTCTCCGGCTACTCCGGGGGCAAGGAGGCCGCCACCGCCGGCGGTCCCGCCGAGGGCACCCCCTCCACGTCCCTGGTCCTCGACCAGTTCGGCCGGAATCTGACCCAGGCCGCCCGCGAATCCAAGCTCGACCCGGTCATCGGGCGCGAGAAGGAGATCGAGCGGGTCATGCAGGTGCTGTCCCGCCGTACGAAGAACAACCCGGTCCTCATCGGCGAGCCCGGCGTCGGCAAGACCGCCGTCGTCGAGGGCCTGGCGCAGGCGATCGTCAAGGGCGAGGTGCCCGAGACCCTCAAGGACAAGCACCTCTACACCCTGGACCTCGGCGCGCTGGTCGCCGGCTCCCGCTACCGCGGTGACTTCGAGGAGCGCCTGAAGAAGGTCCTCAAGGAGATCCGCACGCGCGGCGACATCATCCTCTTCATCGACGAGCTCCACACCCTGGTGGGTGCGGGCGCCGCCGAGGGCGCCATCGACGCCGCGTCGATCCTGAAGCCGATGCTGGCCCGCGGTGAGCTCCAGACCATCGGTGCCACCACGCTCGACGAGTACCGCAAGTACCTGGAGAAGGACGCCGCGCTGGAGCGCCGCTTCCAGCCGATCCAGGTCGCCGAGCCGTCCCTGCCGCACACGATCGAGATCCTCAAGGGTCTGCGCGACCGGTACGAGGCGCACCACCGCGTGTCCATCACGGACGAGGCGCTGGTGCAGGCCGCCACGCTGGCCGACCGGTACATCTCCGACCGCTTCCTGCCGGACAAGGCGATCGACCTCATCGACGAGGCCGGCTCCCGGATGCGCATCCGCCGGATGACCGCGCCGCCGGACCTGCGCGAGTTCGACGAGAAGATCGCCGGTGTCCGCCGGGAGAAGGAGTCCGCGATCGACGCGCAGGACTTCGAGAAGGCCGCGTCGCTGCGCGACAAGGAGAAGCAGCTCCTGGCCGCCAAGGCCAAGCGGGAGAAGGAGTGGAAGGCCGGCGACATGGACGTCGTCGCCGAGGTCGACGGCGAGCTGATCGCCGAGGTCCTGGCGACCGCCACCGGCATCCCGGTCTTCAAGCTGACGGAGGAGGAGTCCTCCCGTCTGCTCCGCATGGAGGACGAGCTCCACAAGCGCGTCATCGGCCAGAAGGACGCCATCAAGGCCCTGTCGCAGGCCATCCGCCGTACGCGGGCCGGCCTCAAGGACCCGAAGCGCCCCGGTGGCTCGTTCATCTTCGCCGGCCCGTCCGGTGTCGGTAAGACCGAGCTGTCCAAGACGCTCGCCGAGTTCCTCTTCGGCGACGAGGACGCGATGATCTCGCTCGACATGTCCGAGTTCAGCGAGAAGCACACCGTGTCCCGCCTCTTCGGCAGCCCGCCCGGATACGTGGGCTACGAGGAGGGCGGCCAGCTCACCGAGAAGGTGCGCCGCAAGCCGTTCTCCGTCGTCCTCTTCGACGAGGTCGAGAAGGCCCACCCCGACATCTTCAACTCCCTGCTCCAGATCCTGGAGGACGGTCGCCTGACCGACTCCCAGGGCCGGGTCGTGGACTTCAAGAACACGGTCATCATCATGACGACCAACCTCGGGACCCGGGACATCTCCAAGGGCTTCAACCTGGGCTTCGCCGCCCAGGGCGACGTCAAGACCGGCTACGACCGGATGAAGGCGAAGGTCAACGAGGAGCTGAAGCAGCACTTCCGCCCCGAGTTCCTGAACCGTGTCGACGACACCGTCGTCTTCCACCAGCTCAGCCAGGAAGACATCATCCAGATCGTCGACCTGATGATCGCCAAGGTGGA is a window encoding:
- a CDS encoding histone-like nucleoid-structuring protein Lsr2, which gives rise to MAQKVQVLLVDDLDGGEADETVTFALDGKTYEIDLTTANAEKLRSVLEPYTKSGRRTGGRTAGGRGKGRAAASGSPDTAKIRAWAKENGYPVNDRGRVPAEVRQAYEDANR
- a CDS encoding SCO3374 family protein, which translates into the protein MALPVPAPRAPLDGRRTNRRRRADGSPVARWYAEVLGWAAVDGPPVRLPTGLRFDVLDLPVAAGLAVLRRVRGDWPVAVEGRRMRVLVGAGTADELPGLLDWLEWGGVALDLAAWGAGCRMTAPAPPGWDAAGAPGAPVWLRPPDPGREVEATLAGLTETGATACAGLSGGSGLVRLVAVAAAECHRARLLAAARAGGAALG
- a CDS encoding ATP-dependent Clp protease ATP-binding subunit; this translates as MFERFTDRARRVVVLAQEEARMLNHNYIGTEHILLGLIHEGEGVAAKALESLGISLEAVRQQVEEIIGQGQQAPSGHIPFTPRAKKVLELSLREALQLGHNYIGTEHILLGLIREGEGVAAQVLVKLGADLNRVRQQVIQLLSGYSGGKEAATAGGPAEGTPSTSLVLDQFGRNLTQAARESKLDPVIGREKEIERVMQVLSRRTKNNPVLIGEPGVGKTAVVEGLAQAIVKGEVPETLKDKHLYTLDLGALVAGSRYRGDFEERLKKVLKEIRTRGDIILFIDELHTLVGAGAAEGAIDAASILKPMLARGELQTIGATTLDEYRKYLEKDAALERRFQPIQVAEPSLPHTIEILKGLRDRYEAHHRVSITDEALVQAATLADRYISDRFLPDKAIDLIDEAGSRMRIRRMTAPPDLREFDEKIAGVRREKESAIDAQDFEKAASLRDKEKQLLAAKAKREKEWKAGDMDVVAEVDGELIAEVLATATGIPVFKLTEEESSRLLRMEDELHKRVIGQKDAIKALSQAIRRTRAGLKDPKRPGGSFIFAGPSGVGKTELSKTLAEFLFGDEDAMISLDMSEFSEKHTVSRLFGSPPGYVGYEEGGQLTEKVRRKPFSVVLFDEVEKAHPDIFNSLLQILEDGRLTDSQGRVVDFKNTVIIMTTNLGTRDISKGFNLGFAAQGDVKTGYDRMKAKVNEELKQHFRPEFLNRVDDTVVFHQLSQEDIIQIVDLMIAKVDERLKDRDMGIELSGDAKILLAKRGYDPVLGARPLRRTIQREIEDILSEKILFGELRPGHIVVVDTEGEGEEKKFTFRGEEKSALPDVPPIEAAGGPGPNLSKDA